A stretch of the Fusobacterium varium genome encodes the following:
- a CDS encoding undecaprenyl pyrophosphate phosphatase, protein MNPFLIVIILGIVEGMTEFLPVSSTGHMILVEKFINSSFFSKNFMDSFLIIVQLGAILAVVIYFWKDINPFVREKEVFIQRFRLWAKVVVGVFPAAVIGLLLDDYISEYFMGNVVVVAMTLIFYGIVLIIVEKCYDGEAHIDSFQKLGYKTAFTVGLFQCLAMIPGTSRSGATIIGSLLLGLSRGLATEFSFFLAIPTMFGATLLKLMKNGLKFSPIEWQLLGVGSVVSFVVAYLVIRWFMQYIKKRDFVSFGIYRIILGIIVLFFVFA, encoded by the coding sequence GTATGACAGAATTTCTTCCTGTGAGCAGTACAGGACATATGATATTAGTTGAGAAATTTATAAACAGCAGTTTTTTTTCTAAAAATTTTATGGATAGCTTTTTAATAATAGTCCAACTTGGGGCAATACTTGCAGTAGTTATATATTTTTGGAAAGATATAAATCCTTTTGTGAGAGAAAAAGAAGTATTTATACAAAGATTCAGACTTTGGGCAAAAGTAGTTGTAGGTGTATTTCCAGCAGCTGTTATAGGACTTCTTTTGGATGATTATATTTCTGAATATTTTATGGGAAATGTAGTTGTTGTAGCCATGACATTAATATTTTATGGAATTGTTCTTATAATTGTAGAAAAATGCTATGATGGTGAAGCACATATAGATTCATTTCAAAAATTAGGTTATAAGACAGCTTTTACAGTTGGGTTATTTCAATGTCTTGCTATGATTCCAGGAACTTCAAGATCAGGTGCCACTATTATAGGAAGTTTACTTTTAGGGCTTTCAAGAGGGTTAGCAACAGAATTTTCTTTTTTTCTTGCAATACCAACTATGTTTGGAGCTACATTACTGAAGCTTATGAAGAATGGACTTAAATTTTCTCCTATTGAATGGCAGCTTTTAGGAGTAGGGTCAGTAGTTTCTTTCGTTGTGGCATATCTTGTTATTAGATGGTTTATGCAATATATAAAGAAAAGAGACTTTGTTTCTTTTGGAATATATAGAATAATATTAGGAATAATAGTCTTATTCTTTGTTTTTGCGTGA